Proteins found in one Vagococcus carniphilus genomic segment:
- a CDS encoding ArsR/SmtB family transcription factor produces MTIEGVTEENIQKVSKFFKSISDPTRLRILLALSEEEMNVTMITQKLGMEQSAISHQLKLLRENYLVKSRKEGKTVVYSLDDQHVTDILIETFLHMRHVEC; encoded by the coding sequence ATGACTATCGAAGGCGTGACAGAAGAGAATATCCAAAAAGTTAGTAAGTTTTTTAAAAGCATAAGTGATCCAACAAGACTTCGAATACTACTTGCTCTTTCTGAAGAAGAAATGAATGTGACAATGATTACTCAAAAATTAGGTATGGAGCAATCTGCTATATCACATCAGTTAAAGCTATTGAGAGAAAATTATTTAGTCAAATCAAGAAAAGAAGGTAAAACGGTTGTTTATTCTTTAGATGACCAACACGTTACTGATATTTTAATAGAGACGTTCCTTCATATGAGACACGTAGAATGCTAG
- a CDS encoding sugar ABC transporter permease, which yields MKTTHSVKRTRFLSHFFTYLFLIVLSIIVIYPILITVSTAFKAGNVSAFSLDFKSAWTLNNFSRLFNETLYGSWYVNTLIIAIFTMICQVTIITLAGYTYSRYRFVGRNSSLKLFLIVQMVPTMAALTAFYVMALLLNALDQPWFLTLIYIGGGIPMNTWLMKGYFDTVPIDLDESAKLDGAGHFRIFAQIVLPLVKPMIAVQALWAFMGPFGDYMLAKFLLRSPEKITVAVGLQTFVSNSKDQQVALFAAGAILIALPISVLFFFLQKNFVSGLLSGGTKG from the coding sequence ATGAAAACAACACACTCCGTAAAACGTACAAGATTTTTATCTCATTTCTTTACGTATCTCTTTTTAATTGTACTTTCAATAATTGTTATTTACCCAATTCTGATTACAGTTAGTACAGCTTTTAAAGCTGGAAATGTATCAGCGTTTAGTTTAGATTTCAAGAGTGCATGGACATTAAATAATTTTAGTCGCTTATTCAATGAAACGTTGTATGGTAGCTGGTATGTTAATACATTAATTATTGCGATTTTTACAATGATTTGCCAAGTAACTATTATCACGTTAGCCGGTTATACCTATAGCCGTTACCGTTTTGTTGGTCGTAATAGTAGTTTGAAACTGTTCCTTATTGTTCAAATGGTACCAACAATGGCTGCTTTAACTGCCTTTTATGTTATGGCACTTTTATTAAATGCTTTAGATCAACCTTGGTTCTTAACACTGATTTATATTGGTGGAGGTATTCCGATGAATACTTGGCTAATGAAAGGTTACTTCGACACAGTGCCGATTGATTTAGACGAATCAGCTAAATTAGATGGTGCAGGTCACTTTAGAATTTTCGCGCAAATTGTGTTACCATTAGTCAAACCAATGATTGCTGTACAAGCACTGTGGGCGTTCATGGGACCGTTTGGTGATTATATGTTAGCTAAATTCTTATTACGTTCACCAGAAAAAATTACTGTAGCTGTCGGCTTACAAACATTTGTAAGTAATTCAAAAGATCAACAAGTAGCTCTTTTTGCAGCAGGGGCTATCTTAATTGCTTTACCAATTTCAGTGTTATTCTTCTTCCTACAAAAGAACTTTGTTTCAGGGTTACTTTCAGGAGGAACAAAAGGATAG
- a CDS encoding phospho-sugar mutase codes for MSWKEIYQEWKKYEAMDELVAESLLKMEKNENELKDAFYAPLEFGTAGMRGVIGAGINRMNIYTVRQATEGLAMFIENLGMEEKRRGVAIAYDSRHQSPEFAMGAAETLASHGITSYVFESLRPTPELSFAVRHFNCIAGIMITASHNPAEYNGFKVYGEDGGQMPPQDADAVTKFVRSIKNPLAIDFKVQEEAGDLINIIGEEVDSAYLEEIKSVSVDHELIKRSGKDLKMIFTPLHGTGKMLGERALKQAGFESFKLVPEQAIADPNFSTVKSPNPEEHSAFEYAIKLGEKENADLLVATDPDADRLGAAVRMPDGSYQVLTGNQLGSIMVYYLLKAQKDHGTLSDDAVVLKSIVSSELPTAICEKFDTKMVNVLTGFKFIAEKIKEYEQDHSQSFVFGFEESYGYLVQPFVRDKDAIQALLLLAEIAAFYKEKDQTLYDAIEAIYEEFGYFAEKTISVTMSGVEGVEKIQQLMKDVRSNIPTSFADVKVDFYEDYQTQTRTYLSGKEETIELPTANVLKFFLEDGSWIAIRPSGTEPKIKFYLGVKGSSHAETAKKVSDFEQAVSQFTK; via the coding sequence ATGAGTTGGAAAGAAATTTATCAAGAATGGAAAAAATATGAAGCAATGGATGAATTAGTTGCTGAAAGTTTATTGAAAATGGAAAAAAATGAAAACGAATTAAAGGACGCTTTTTATGCTCCGTTAGAATTTGGAACGGCGGGTATGAGAGGTGTTATTGGTGCAGGAATTAACCGAATGAATATATACACAGTAAGGCAAGCAACAGAAGGTCTTGCTATGTTTATTGAAAATCTAGGGATGGAAGAGAAAAGACGTGGTGTAGCAATTGCATATGACTCTAGACATCAATCACCAGAATTTGCTATGGGAGCAGCAGAAACACTTGCTTCACATGGTATTACATCATATGTTTTTGAAAGTCTAAGACCAACGCCAGAACTATCATTTGCTGTTAGACACTTTAACTGTATTGCGGGAATTATGATTACAGCTAGTCATAACCCAGCTGAGTATAACGGCTTTAAAGTTTACGGAGAAGATGGAGGACAAATGCCGCCACAAGATGCTGATGCAGTGACAAAATTTGTACGCTCAATCAAGAATCCTCTAGCAATTGATTTTAAAGTTCAAGAAGAAGCTGGAGATTTAATCAATATTATTGGCGAAGAAGTTGATAGTGCTTATCTTGAAGAAATTAAATCAGTTTCAGTTGACCATGAGTTAATTAAACGTAGTGGAAAAGATTTAAAAATGATTTTTACTCCTCTTCATGGAACTGGAAAAATGTTAGGCGAAAGAGCTTTGAAACAAGCTGGTTTTGAAAGTTTTAAATTAGTTCCAGAACAAGCTATTGCTGATCCTAATTTTTCAACCGTTAAATCTCCTAACCCAGAAGAACATTCAGCGTTTGAATATGCGATTAAATTGGGCGAAAAAGAAAATGCTGATTTATTAGTGGCAACAGACCCAGATGCTGACCGTTTAGGGGCTGCTGTTAGAATGCCTGATGGAAGTTACCAAGTATTGACTGGAAATCAATTAGGTAGTATCATGGTGTACTATTTATTGAAAGCTCAAAAAGATCATGGGACTTTGTCAGATGATGCAGTTGTGCTAAAATCAATAGTATCTAGTGAATTACCAACAGCAATTTGTGAAAAATTTGATACTAAAATGGTTAATGTTCTAACAGGATTTAAATTTATCGCAGAAAAAATTAAAGAATATGAACAAGATCATTCTCAAAGTTTTGTTTTTGGCTTCGAGGAAAGTTATGGTTATTTAGTTCAACCATTTGTTAGAGATAAAGATGCTATTCAAGCTCTATTATTATTAGCTGAAATTGCAGCTTTCTATAAAGAAAAAGATCAAACACTTTATGATGCCATTGAAGCAATCTATGAAGAATTTGGTTATTTTGCTGAAAAAACAATTTCTGTTACGATGAGTGGTGTAGAAGGTGTAGAAAAAATTCAACAACTGATGAAAGATGTTAGAAGTAATATTCCAACTTCGTTTGCAGATGTTAAGGTTGATTTTTATGAAGATTATCAAACACAAACAAGAACTTACCTTTCTGGGAAAGAAGAAACAATCGAATTACCAACAGCTAATGTTTTAAAATTCTTCTTAGAAGATGGCAGTTGGATTGCGATCAGACCTTCAGGAACTGAGCCTAAGATTAAATTCTATCTAGGTGTTAAAGGTAGTAGCCATGCTGAAACAGCTAAAAAAGTTTCAGATTTCGAGCAAGCTGTCAGTCAATTTACTAAATAA
- a CDS encoding FtsW/RodA/SpoVE family cell cycle protein, with protein MKNTVNYGLLLPIFLMLLLSIWLQYWVATYEDVSAINQGIKQIIFVVIGVGCMVAIKFIDKKLIWKLVPWIYVFSLLLMLSLYFFYDANMYNITGTKRWLDIAGVKFQPSELAKIAYILFISKELIKYDMTNKEKDFHTDLKLLGQLILYSVPLFALMFMQKDFGTSLVFVCVLGALLIAVGLDWRILATIFGILMILGIVLILLVFTEFGNDILASLHFKQYQLNRIKSWRNPYEYSDTIAYQQVQGLVSMGSGGVFGKGSSGIEVYVPVRESDMIFTFIGEAYGFVGASLVIILYFYLFFQIFYAGLKSNSKFNIYICVGIVFMLVFQTFENIGASIGLLPLTGIPLPFLSQGGTSLVATLIALGLIFEMKVYD; from the coding sequence ATGAAAAATACTGTTAATTACGGACTACTACTCCCCATTTTCTTAATGCTTCTACTAAGTATTTGGTTACAATACTGGGTAGCGACTTACGAAGATGTTTCAGCTATCAATCAAGGAATTAAACAAATTATCTTTGTTGTCATTGGCGTAGGTTGTATGGTGGCGATTAAATTTATTGATAAAAAATTAATTTGGAAACTAGTTCCTTGGATTTATGTTTTCTCTCTTCTTTTAATGCTTTCTCTCTATTTTTTCTACGACGCTAATATGTACAACATCACAGGCACTAAAAGATGGCTTGATATTGCCGGCGTCAAATTTCAACCTTCAGAGTTGGCTAAAATAGCCTATATTTTATTTATCTCAAAAGAACTAATCAAATATGACATGACAAATAAAGAAAAAGATTTTCATACTGATTTGAAGTTACTCGGACAACTCATTTTATACAGTGTTCCTCTATTTGCTTTAATGTTTATGCAAAAAGATTTCGGAACTTCTCTTGTATTTGTTTGTGTTTTAGGTGCCTTATTGATCGCTGTTGGACTTGATTGGCGAATTCTAGCAACCATTTTCGGAATTTTAATGATTTTAGGGATTGTTTTAATCCTACTTGTTTTTACCGAATTTGGTAACGATATTTTAGCATCCCTTCATTTTAAACAATATCAGCTAAACCGAATCAAATCATGGCGAAATCCTTATGAGTACTCCGATACGATTGCCTATCAACAGGTGCAAGGACTAGTTTCAATGGGTTCAGGTGGTGTTTTTGGAAAAGGCTCTAGTGGAATTGAAGTTTACGTTCCTGTTAGAGAATCAGATATGATTTTTACATTTATCGGTGAAGCATATGGTTTTGTCGGTGCATCTCTTGTTATTATTTTATACTTTTACTTATTCTTCCAAATCTTTTATGCTGGATTAAAAAGTAACTCTAAATTTAACATCTATATTTGTGTCGGTATTGTCTTTATGTTAGTCTTCCAAACATTTGAAAACATAGGAGCTTCTATTGGGTTACTTCCATTAACAGGGATACCTCTTCCATTTTTAAGTCAAGGTGGAACTTCCTTAGTGGCAACATTAATTGCTCTTGGTTTAATATTTGAAATGAAAGTTTATGATTAA
- the trxB gene encoding thioredoxin-disulfide reductase, with protein MYDVIVIGAGPGGMTAALYASRSDLSVLVIERGAPGGQLMNTAEVENYPGFNTILGPDLAMKMYENSSNFGATHTYGNVTRIENEGTIKKVYCDEEVYEAKAVVIASGSDHRKIGIKGEEEYAGRGVSYCAVCDGAFFKDRHLYVIGGGDSAVEEGMYLTQFASKVTIVHRRDELRAQKILQDRAFKNEKVDFLWNKVPVEFTGDDKKITGITLKDTKTDEVSQVEADGVFVYVGLDPLTEPFKDLGITTEEGWITTNNRMETAIPGIYAIGDVRDTVLRQIATAVGDGSIAGQEVYKYITALQD; from the coding sequence ATGTATGATGTAATAGTAATTGGAGCAGGACCTGGTGGGATGACAGCAGCCCTTTATGCCTCACGCTCAGATTTATCGGTTTTAGTTATTGAAAGAGGAGCTCCTGGCGGACAGTTAATGAATACTGCTGAAGTGGAGAATTATCCAGGATTTAACACGATTTTAGGGCCAGATTTAGCTATGAAAATGTATGAAAATTCATCTAACTTTGGTGCAACGCACACTTATGGAAATGTGACGCGTATTGAAAATGAAGGAACAATCAAAAAAGTTTACTGTGATGAGGAAGTTTATGAAGCAAAAGCCGTGGTTATTGCTTCAGGAAGCGATCATCGAAAAATTGGTATCAAAGGTGAAGAAGAATATGCCGGACGTGGTGTGTCTTATTGTGCAGTCTGTGATGGAGCGTTCTTTAAAGACCGTCATCTTTATGTAATCGGTGGTGGTGACTCAGCAGTTGAAGAAGGGATGTACTTAACACAATTTGCTAGCAAAGTAACCATTGTCCATAGAAGAGATGAATTAAGAGCACAAAAGATTTTACAAGATCGTGCGTTTAAAAATGAAAAAGTTGACTTTTTATGGAATAAAGTTCCTGTTGAATTTACAGGGGACGACAAAAAAATTACTGGAATCACATTAAAAGATACGAAAACAGATGAAGTTTCTCAAGTAGAAGCTGATGGCGTCTTCGTTTATGTTGGGTTAGATCCTTTAACTGAACCATTTAAAGACTTAGGCATTACAACTGAGGAAGGGTGGATTACAACAAATAATCGTATGGAAACAGCTATTCCTGGAATCTATGCTATTGGGGATGTTAGAGACACTGTGTTACGCCAAATCGCTACAGCTGTAGGTGATGGAAGTATTGCAGGGCAAGAAGTCTATAAATACATAACTGCTTTACAAGATTAA
- a CDS encoding sugar ABC transporter permease, whose translation MNTTQNKKDVKKATLLSLIPGLGQIYNEQKFKGFIFLGIFALFLVELFTFGISAMNGFITLGSIPVEDHSLFLLIEGTLQIIITVIFLIFYGLNIRDARIVARRWNEGQKINTTAKGIINNVLDDGFPYLLTLPAYVVMTIAIIFPVLVTLFMAFTNYDFKHIPPAGLIDWVGVKNFFSIFFLSSYRATFGAVFSWTVIWTVCASTLQIVLGVLTAVVANQQFIKGKRLFGVIFLLPWAVPAFITIMSFSNIFNDSIGAINTQVIPMLNHLPFVDISSVAWKTDPFWTKVAIIMIQGWLGFPYIYVMTTGILQSIPEELYEAAKIDGANAIQRFNTITLPMILFVAAPIFVTQYTGNFNNFSMIYLFNNGGPGSVGGGAGSTDILISWIYKLTTGNAPQYSVAAAVTLIISFIVISISMIVFKKTNAFDMEGK comes from the coding sequence ATGAATACCACTCAAAACAAAAAGGATGTCAAAAAAGCGACGTTGCTTTCATTGATTCCTGGGTTAGGTCAAATTTATAATGAACAAAAGTTTAAAGGTTTTATCTTTTTAGGCATTTTTGCCTTATTTTTAGTTGAGTTATTTACTTTTGGTATTTCTGCCATGAACGGATTTATTACACTTGGATCTATTCCAGTAGAAGATCATTCTTTATTCCTTTTAATCGAAGGAACACTACAAATTATTATTACAGTTATTTTTCTTATTTTTTATGGTCTAAATATAAGAGATGCTCGTATCGTTGCTAGAAGATGGAACGAAGGTCAAAAAATTAATACAACAGCAAAAGGCATTATTAATAATGTTTTAGATGATGGGTTTCCTTATCTATTAACATTACCTGCTTATGTTGTTATGACAATTGCTATTATTTTTCCTGTTTTAGTTACATTATTTATGGCATTTACAAACTATGATTTCAAACATATACCACCAGCTGGCTTAATTGATTGGGTAGGGGTTAAGAACTTCTTTAGTATTTTCTTCTTAAGTTCTTACCGAGCTACATTTGGTGCAGTATTTAGTTGGACAGTTATCTGGACAGTTTGTGCTTCTACCTTGCAAATTGTTTTAGGTGTATTAACAGCCGTTGTTGCTAATCAACAATTTATTAAAGGAAAACGATTATTTGGTGTTATTTTCCTATTACCTTGGGCAGTACCAGCTTTCATTACAATCATGAGTTTTTCAAATATTTTTAATGATAGTATCGGTGCCATTAATACACAAGTTATTCCTATGTTAAATCACTTACCGTTTGTAGATATTAGTTCTGTTGCTTGGAAAACAGATCCATTCTGGACTAAAGTGGCTATTATTATGATTCAAGGTTGGTTAGGTTTCCCATATATTTATGTTATGACAACCGGAATTTTACAATCAATTCCTGAAGAGTTATACGAAGCAGCAAAAATTGATGGAGCAAATGCTATCCAACGATTTAATACTATTACTTTACCAATGATTTTATTTGTTGCAGCACCAATCTTTGTGACACAATATACTGGTAACTTTAATAACTTCTCAATGATTTATCTGTTTAATAACGGTGGTCCAGGTAGTGTTGGTGGGGGCGCAGGCTCAACTGATATCTTGATTTCTTGGATTTACAAATTAACAACTGGTAACGCACCTCAATACTCTGTTGCAGCGGCAGTTACCTTGATTATTTCATTTATCGTTATTAGTATTTCAATGATTGTCTTTAAGAAAACAAATGCTTTTGATATGGAGGGCAAATAA
- a CDS encoding homoserine dehydrogenase gives MREYLTIGILGLGTVGAGIPLILEENKKKMETILGMPIKIKKVFVRNIEAKQNLAQIYGIELTTSLEEIVNDESIDVVVEVMGGTTFAKEAIEQALRNKKHVVTANKDLIAQYGEELVLLAKENQVYLYYEAAVAGGIPILRTLATSLASDDITGLYGIINGTTNFMLSQMAEQELSYEKALGKAQKLGFAESDPTNDVEGIDAAYKMIILTKFALGMSLSLEDISIQGISDVTLEEIKLADKLGYKIKLLGALKRDEVGVDVEVCPIGVSNNHPLSTVENEMNAIFVESTGIGESMFYGPGAGAKPTATSVVSDLVTIGKNLKNQAKVSQFNELSVEKKLVDKSQVVSKRMLFLQSKSEESQLKSIQLFFEKEGIEIRKVTGQVENSTTIYSIITDEMTDFSIKNCQDKISEELSINVLSHYKVL, from the coding sequence ATGAGAGAATACTTAACTATTGGGATTTTAGGCTTAGGAACAGTTGGAGCAGGAATCCCCTTAATATTAGAAGAAAATAAAAAGAAAATGGAAACCATCTTAGGTATGCCAATAAAAATAAAGAAAGTTTTTGTTAGAAATATTGAAGCAAAGCAAAATCTAGCTCAAATATATGGAATTGAATTAACGACTTCTCTTGAAGAGATTGTTAATGACGAGTCAATTGATGTGGTTGTAGAAGTCATGGGAGGAACTACTTTTGCAAAAGAAGCCATAGAACAGGCTTTAAGAAATAAAAAACATGTTGTGACAGCAAATAAAGATTTAATAGCTCAATATGGGGAAGAACTTGTGTTACTGGCTAAAGAAAATCAGGTTTATTTGTATTATGAAGCAGCTGTTGCTGGAGGAATACCAATCTTAAGAACATTAGCAACAAGTTTAGCAAGTGATGATATTACAGGCCTATACGGCATCATTAATGGCACAACTAATTTTATGCTAAGTCAAATGGCTGAACAAGAATTGAGCTATGAAAAAGCTTTGGGCAAAGCTCAAAAACTTGGGTTTGCTGAAAGTGATCCAACGAATGATGTTGAAGGAATTGATGCAGCTTATAAAATGATTATCTTGACCAAATTTGCATTAGGCATGTCTCTTTCTTTAGAGGATATATCAATTCAGGGTATTTCTGATGTGACTTTAGAAGAGATTAAATTAGCTGATAAACTAGGCTATAAAATAAAATTATTAGGCGCTTTAAAAAGAGATGAAGTGGGAGTAGATGTTGAAGTTTGCCCGATTGGTGTTTCCAATAATCATCCTTTAAGTACAGTAGAAAATGAAATGAATGCTATATTCGTCGAAAGCACAGGAATTGGAGAATCAATGTTTTATGGGCCAGGAGCTGGAGCTAAACCAACCGCAACAAGTGTTGTAAGTGACTTAGTGACTATTGGAAAAAATTTAAAAAATCAAGCAAAAGTAAGTCAATTTAATGAATTGAGTGTAGAAAAAAAGTTGGTAGATAAATCACAAGTTGTTTCAAAAAGAATGCTTTTCTTACAAAGTAAATCCGAAGAATCTCAATTGAAAAGCATTCAATTATTTTTTGAAAAAGAAGGGATTGAGATTCGAAAAGTGACGGGGCAAGTGGAAAATTCTACGACGATTTATTCGATTATAACGGATGAAATGACAGATTTTTCTATCAAAAATTGTCAAGATAAGATATCAGAAGAATTATCAATTAATGTTTTATCGCATTATAAAGTATTGTAA
- a CDS encoding extracellular solute-binding protein: MKKGWKRFGLGLVAATAVLALTACGGDKKKDEGKKDNTLEVSVAKGYVKYVNDVKGDFEKENGVKIKVIEKDMFDQLDALSLDGPAGKAPDVMMSAYDRLGPLGQQGHLAEVKLSDDSHYNDTDKKQVTVDGKYYGAPSVIETLIMYYNKDLINEAPKTFKDVEELAKDDKYAFKGEDGKNTAFLAKWTDFYFAYGLISGYGGYTFGKDGTDPKDVGLNSKGAVEGIQYATDWFQKTWPKGMMDIKGAGDFVTNQFVEGHAAAIIDGPWAAANYKDSGMNFGAAKIPTLNNGKEYEAFGGGKAWVISNYSKDKDVAQKFVDYVTNDKNQETFYKMTQEVPANNTAREAATKENNELTNAVIEQYKNAKPMPNIPEMAEVWAGGENLMFDAASGKKTPKEAADAAVKVINENIEQKYGE, encoded by the coding sequence ATGAAAAAAGGATGGAAGCGCTTTGGTCTAGGTTTAGTTGCAGCAACTGCTGTCTTAGCATTAACAGCATGTGGAGGCGACAAGAAAAAAGATGAAGGCAAAAAGGATAACACTTTAGAAGTATCTGTAGCAAAAGGATATGTAAAATACGTAAACGATGTTAAAGGTGACTTCGAAAAAGAAAATGGTGTTAAAATTAAAGTAATCGAAAAAGATATGTTTGATCAATTAGATGCATTATCATTAGATGGACCTGCAGGCAAAGCACCTGACGTAATGATGTCAGCTTACGACCGCTTAGGACCTTTAGGACAACAAGGACACTTAGCTGAAGTTAAATTAAGTGATGATTCTCATTATAATGATACAGATAAAAAACAAGTAACTGTTGATGGAAAATATTACGGAGCTCCATCTGTAATTGAAACATTAATCATGTACTATAACAAAGACTTAATTAATGAAGCTCCAAAAACATTTAAAGATGTAGAAGAATTAGCTAAAGATGATAAATATGCCTTTAAAGGTGAAGATGGTAAAAATACAGCTTTCTTAGCTAAATGGACTGACTTTTACTTTGCATATGGCTTAATTTCTGGATACGGTGGTTATACATTTGGTAAAGATGGTACTGATCCTAAAGATGTTGGTTTAAACAGCAAAGGTGCAGTTGAAGGAATTCAATATGCAACTGACTGGTTCCAAAAAACTTGGCCAAAAGGTATGATGGATATTAAAGGTGCTGGAGACTTCGTAACAAATCAATTTGTTGAAGGTCATGCAGCAGCAATTATTGACGGACCTTGGGCAGCAGCTAACTACAAAGATTCAGGAATGAACTTTGGTGCAGCTAAAATCCCTACATTAAACAACGGTAAAGAATACGAAGCATTTGGTGGCGGTAAGGCTTGGGTTATCAGTAACTACTCTAAAGACAAAGACGTTGCTCAAAAATTCGTTGACTATGTAACTAATGATAAAAACCAAGAAACATTCTATAAAATGACTCAAGAAGTACCTGCTAACAACACAGCTCGTGAAGCAGCTACAAAAGAAAACAATGAATTAACAAACGCTGTAATCGAACAATATAAAAATGCTAAACCAATGCCTAACATTCCAGAAATGGCTGAAGTATGGGCTGGTGGCGAAAACTTAATGTTTGATGCTGCATCTGGTAAGAAAACTCCTAAAGAAGCTGCAGACGCTGCAGTTAAAGTAATTAACGAAAACATCGAACAAAAATACGGCGAATAA
- a CDS encoding MATE family efflux transporter: protein MSHFFTKNKISNKELFFLSWPIFIEMFLRVFIGNINVWMISQHSEPAVAAVGAANQLLNLSVFIYGFITVGVQIIIAQLIGAKKEDQIKEVITTGLIGSFLIGLILSSIFVLFPEQLLYFMNLPDNIVEIGIPYIRIFGASLFVTSISAAIIASLRSHGKTKAALIIPTISLIFALIGNYIALYGPFGLPHLGVAGLGISAVVSNTVALFIAFIILKREVGFNILKLSFKDFSKEKLKLILTLGLPSSGENLSYTASQVVVTMIVASLGQNMLIAKSYVTAITQFIYLIAASLSQGNQIMIGRNIGAKEYDRAYLRGKNTVILGLLCTSSISIVTWLCIEPIMHIFTYNPEVIAIAKIVFLVDIFLEAGRTINMTMVGSLNATGDVKFPLICSLIVLWIISLPFSYVLAIPLNLGLVGVWLAYTIDEGLRAILMIKRWKSGVWKSKGHIT from the coding sequence ATCAGTCATTTTTTTACTAAAAATAAAATATCCAACAAAGAATTATTCTTTCTAAGTTGGCCAATTTTTATTGAAATGTTTTTAAGGGTTTTTATTGGTAATATCAACGTTTGGATGATTTCGCAACATTCAGAACCAGCTGTAGCTGCTGTTGGGGCTGCCAATCAATTATTGAACTTATCTGTTTTTATTTATGGTTTTATCACCGTTGGGGTACAAATCATCATTGCTCAATTAATTGGAGCCAAAAAGGAAGATCAAATTAAAGAAGTTATAACAACTGGATTAATTGGTTCTTTTTTAATTGGTCTTATATTGAGTAGTATATTTGTTTTATTTCCAGAGCAACTACTCTATTTCATGAATTTACCTGATAACATTGTTGAAATTGGTATTCCGTATATTCGTATCTTTGGAGCAAGTTTGTTTGTAACATCTATTTCCGCAGCGATTATTGCATCTTTAAGAAGCCACGGAAAAACAAAAGCAGCACTTATCATACCAACTATCTCTTTAATTTTTGCTCTTATTGGAAATTATATTGCTTTATACGGTCCTTTTGGTCTACCTCATTTAGGAGTAGCTGGACTTGGTATTTCAGCTGTTGTTAGTAACACCGTTGCTTTATTTATTGCTTTTATCATTTTAAAACGAGAAGTTGGTTTTAATATTTTAAAACTTTCATTTAAAGACTTTTCAAAAGAGAAATTAAAACTTATTTTAACACTTGGTCTACCTTCTTCTGGCGAGAACTTATCTTATACGGCTTCTCAAGTTGTCGTAACAATGATTGTAGCGTCACTTGGTCAAAATATGTTGATTGCTAAATCATATGTAACAGCTATTACACAATTTATTTACCTGATAGCAGCTTCTCTTAGCCAAGGAAATCAAATTATGATTGGAAGAAACATTGGAGCTAAAGAATACGACAGAGCCTATCTACGTGGTAAAAATACCGTTATTTTAGGGTTACTCTGCACTAGTTCAATTTCCATAGTAACGTGGCTTTGTATTGAACCGATTATGCACATTTTCACTTATAATCCAGAAGTTATTGCGATAGCCAAAATTGTCTTTCTAGTAGATATATTCTTAGAAGCTGGCCGGACCATTAATATGACAATGGTTGGCTCATTAAATGCAACTGGTGATGTGAAATTCCCATTAATTTGTAGTTTAATAGTTTTATGGATTATTAGCCTTCCGTTTTCATACGTTTTAGCCATTCCTCTTAATCTAGGGTTAGTCGGCGTCTGGTTGGCTTATACAATTGATGAAGGTCTACGTGCCATTTTGATGATTAAACGTTGGAAATCAGGTGTATGGAAGTCTAAAGGCCATATTACTTAA